The window GAATTGGCTAGCTGTGTTCCATATTCTTACTGTAAGCAGCGGAAGGTACTCCTCAGAATAGAAATGCAGGAAAAAATAACCTAGTTCCTATTAATATTAGTACTAAAACATGCATGAACTAATAAAACTGTTACAGTGCATACCCTTCATTCTCGTGTTTACTGCGCACAAGTATCAGCGTCGCATAGTGGTTAGTGTTCGGTCTAGCATTTcagagaccccagttcaaatctccactcatccATGACTAGTCCCTTGGGTCAGTTACCCTCtcttacctttacctacctcacaggtaagTCACAGGAGTAAAAAAAAGCCATGTACACCATCCTAACCTTCCCTTGGAGGGTGGGTAAGGTAAAAACGTACAGACACATAGCCCCCCTGCCAGAGACACACCAGACAACATTTCTTGGAAAAAAGAGCCTGGATCTTTAAAATTTTTATTCCTTGTTGTTTCCAAAACGAATGGGTGAAGGCTTCAGACCTCCCTGCCTGCATACCTGGAAGGCATGGCCTGAGAAAATGTGGGAGGTTGTGGATGGAGCAGAAAGAGTAAAACAACAGAATCCAGCTTGTggacagatcagttcccccaaTGGCTGgcattcccccccgccccgccccccaaccCCGCTTTAGTGCTGGTCTCTGTAGATCAGTCACAGCATCCAAACTGTGACTGTCTCCACTTTGGGTCTTCCACTGACGGATTCCCACCAAGAGAACCTTGACTGAATTCTCTTCCCCTGCCATAGAAGATGCCTATCATGCAAGACATCTCATTACCAGGAAGGAGCATCGGGGGTCACCAATCCCCCGCATGGCTTATTGCTATTGCTTGGCGCAGGGAAAATTGAGAGTTTAGTACAGGACGGTGCAGTGGAGGCAAAAACACAGTGCCGTTCCAGTGGatgtgttaattaaaaaaaaaatgtcggCAACAAGCCAGTCTTTTGCAGTCTGAAGCCGAGGGACGGTGGTCAAGAGAGGACCCCCACCCACGGCTCAATTTCACAGACAGATACATCGTCCTCAAAGATGGTCGCGTCGAACGAAAACTGCTGGGGCCCTCCTCCAACGACAAGACACCGCCGGTAGAGACCCAGGGTCTGTACAGAGAAGGGCCCGGGGGCTAGTCCCACTTTGACGGAAGGGGTAAGGAACTTGCAGCGCAGACGACATTCCACTTTTTCGGATTTGCAAgcgtccccctccctcctcaacgAACAGCATGGAGCCAGAGGGAAGGGTGAGAACAAGGCTCTCAGTTGTGCTGGCTGGCCAGATCTTGTGAAATGAACTTGCGGAGGCGTTCCAGGTACTGGCTGTAGAGTTCAATGTCGTTGTGGCCAGCCCCCTCCACCCACAGGGGCTCCACGGCCTTGGGGCAGCGCTCGTAGAGGGCTAGGCCATGCGAGAAGTCGATCACCTCGTCTTCTGTGCCGTGAATGAAGAGGACAGGGGACGTGATCCGGGACACTTTGTCGATGCtgtgggagagaaaggacctgaGGATGCTGTGCCCAAATCAGACCACCCGTCCATCGAGCCCAGCACAGTCAACGCCAAGACTTTTCTAAACACAGAAGAAACCAGGAACTGAAACAGGGGTCCACTGTATGCAATGGAGGTGCTAGCTTTTTACTCAGGTACTAGGGCTCTGCTGTCAGAATTAAATACCTCAGACAGATATAGGgtctgtagactattctactgggtactgtctgttgatgtctGGGTAGTTTCTGTATCATTAAAAATGTCATGTCTAATTAATTACTTACGCTTTATAACAGCAATGTTTTATCTCCGTGTTTCTTATTTATACCCATTACAAACTTCTGTAACTCATGCCCTATTATATTTCTTCAATGAACGTTCTAGCTATTGATATGGTACTTGTTCACCGAACATTGATTTTATTGACttgcacatggctggtggccccgccccctgatctccagacagaggggagtttagactgccctccgtgctgctcagcagcgcggagggccatctcaactcccctctgtctggagatcagggggcggggccaccagccatgtgaccattttctccgagggcaacccactgagttccaccacctctttacccagaaaaaaagccctgcataaacatAAATacaggaggctggggggggggggaattccaggCAACTGCCTTGTGCTGGCAGCAATGTCCAAGCCACATGTGACACTGGGGAGCCAAGAtaagccccccaccccaatcagCTGCGATTGAGGTAGGAGGAATTTTCAGAGAACAAGAGTTTAACTCTCCACCATTGATCTATATCCCCCCAGAAAGAATCGTGTCTTCTTTTTCAATTAGCTTACATGCCACAGGCTTGGCTCATATGTATGAATCAAATGTGTCTGGACCAGATGTGGTTTAAAACCCCGAGTGGAAGAGAGAGTAGGCAGAGAGGTACAGGGGGTCTGCCCCAGAGCCATGACATTCACATATTAATttgaaacaaaatgaccaaaGATTTCACTGCTGGTGTCTATGGTGGCTCTTGAAGAATACCTGAAGTCACCCCAAGAATTCTTGGGAACCAGGTCTAAATTTTTAAACAATAATGTACCGACggattgaaaatgaaatcctgccttcaagtcatagctgacttatggcgacccctggtggggtttgcatggtaagagactaacagtggtggttcaccgttgcctgcctctgcaaccctggtcttcactggaagcctcccatcccattactaaccaagactgaccctacttagcttccaagatgggatgagattgggcttacctagtttatccaggtcagggcccccaCTTATGGGAGGGGGGTTAAAATGGACAAGCCCCAGGAGACTCGTTTCATTCCAGATGCCTCTACTGACCTTCCCTACAAACACACCCTTAGCTTAAAacgagacctgggttcaaattccccagTCTGTCTTGAAGGCTAACGGGGAGCTCGATCTCATCACTCTTTTTCGGCCTCACAAGGACACTGTGAGAATGAAAAGGGGGCCCTGTACCCCACACCcttgaaggaaaggtgggataaaaatatcctAGAGGGAGTCACATGGACTTACTTTGGAAAAGCATCGAAGCAGTAAGTCTTCTTGGTATCTGGAAAGGCGACGCGCATGCCCGAGGTCAGGGGCGAGTGCAATATGACAGCGGCACACTCGTAGCGGGAGGCAAGGTCCACTGTGGGTACAGTGCCAATGCTTTGCCCATACAGGATGATGTTCTCTGGGCTGATCCCATATCTGCAAAGAAGACAGAAGATCCCAAAGGGACAGAAATTCACTGTTCCCAGTTCAGTTCTATAGGCTAATTATACGTACACCTCCTAATAatcctacacacacacagaggcaacaATTAAGCTgcggaactccctgccacaagaAATGCCAATGCTTAGAAACGTTTTAAAAGGAACTCAACAAATTGCTGGGAGGGAAAAGTGGTGCAGGCTCATCAGCTGAAAGGAGCTTCCATGCCTAATGGAAGTCTACCTCTACACCGGGGAAAGACGAATCACAGGGATGGATTGCTTGGTAACCTCtccagggcatctgcttggccaCATCTGGAAAGAGGCCGACATCAAACCACACTGTTAGGAAAACCAAAGTACCCCGCTGCAATCGGCTGGACCCCTCCTCCAAATTTTGTCCCTGAAGGAAGAGTACAGAGGGGGGCCTGGAGTGGCGAACTGGCAGAAAtaaaaaggataaaatggaactgcctgtaaGTCTTGAGGTGGTGGTTAGACACGGGGCCAAATGCCACACTATGCATTACAAACAgcatccttcaagatctcccgTGACAGCAGCACATAGAACCTCCCTGTTCAGATGCAGCATACCTGTGAATGGGTGGTGCACATGGGATATAAACTATGACTGGAGAGGCCATCAGCCGGCCATTGCTGAAAACAGGATGCTGCTCGAGCTGTACCCCTGGTCTAATCTTGCAGGGCTGTTCATAGTCACCCTGTCTGTCCCCCCCACTCCGGTTGTCTGAGACTGTAAGCTCCATAGGGACAGAGCCCTACAGATTTGTGCCTATGCCACCCTGTAAAGTTCCACGATCACAGGAGACAGACGTGCGATTACAAAATTGTTCCTTGATTTTTCATGGGAATCCAGTTTGTAGCAAGAATAATAATGTCTAGGAATGCTCATGAAAAGAGCTCTTGAGGCATTATTATTATCTATTAACAAGAGTAAAAGGCAAGAAACCAAATATTATACACCATTAAGTGACGGCGAGCTCTCGCCTTCTTTGCCTCccagatatactgcctctgcacACAGAGACTGCTTTTCTAACCATCGTAGTTAATCAAACCATTATAAGAGTCTGAGTTGCTCCAACTTGGAAGCTCACCGGGTGCGGAGGGCCTGCCAGGCGGCATCAACGTCGGCATAGAGGTTCTTCTCTGAGGGCTTCCCTGTGCTGACCCCGTATCCGGAGTAGTCATAGGAGAAGATATTGCAGTTGATTCGGGTGCCCAAGCTGATGTAGAAGCTGCACATTTGGCCTAAGTCAACAGCATTGCCATGGGAGAACAGGACTGTGaacctggaggaggaaggaagcgtTGGTACATACCGGAGTCAGCCTGGTCTAGACATGCCGCAGGAGGAAGTGGTAGAGTCCTGAGATGGTAAACCGGACTATACCACTATACATCACAAGTCATGGATATCATATTTATGTTAAGTTCCTCATAAACACTATATatgtttgttgtagtggttaagagcagcaggactctcatctgtagagtcaggtttgatttcctactcttccgcttgaagccagctgggtgactctgggtcagtcacagtttctcagagctctctcagcctgactCACCTCATAGGgggattgtcgtgaagataacaacacactttgtaaacggctctgagagtgtgttaagttgtcctgaagggcagtatagaaatcgaatATTATATTATTGTTATACAAACATTCCCTCCCAGTAGAAAATGAGCCAAACCAGGTGCACTATCATTTTCTTGCTGCACCGAGGTTTTTCATGTACAGGGAAGGACTGAAATAACGGCTGCAGACTGGAGCAGGCGAGAAAGAGAGGACCATTCTGAATTGTCCCCAACTAGGTTTGCTCCCTGCAGGGAAAAAATAGCACAGAAGGTAAACTACAATTTCAGATTCTAAGTGCTAGTTTTCAACTTGCAAGGAAAAAGCGTGCAAAATTGTCATTACTCCCACCCCCACAAAGCTGCTGGTGATAAGCTGCTGCcactacattttattttttagaattttattttttaatctggGAAGGAgaccaacccccccacccccgggcaaGACCCTGCATGAGATAATGTAGCGTATTATGGACATGGCTGTGCAAACCCTCTTTTCGATACTCAGCTTCCCCAAACAGCTTTCAAGCCACATCTCCTGGGGCGTCCCTCATATTCTCAGGCACAACCAGCTTAGAGTCTGAGCCCTGAGTCAAGAAGTCCCACAGATTCACTAGCAGGCCTCCCTCCAAGACGCAGTTTCTCCCTGCCGTCCCATCTGCAAGACGGTGATAACCATACCCAACTGACAATGCTCGTTGAAGAACCTTGGACGGATGCACTCCTTCTCAAAACCCCTTTGAACCCGTTTAGCCTTCATCCGTATCACCTCCCCACCCAGTCCAGTCTCGGCCGCCAATTTTCAATTAAGTTCCTTGGGGACAGGAGCCTGCCTTTTGCTTGTGAAACTCCAAGAAGTTTCATCTATCACGCAGAATAAGCGACACTAAATAGTCATGCAAATTCATGTCCGTCAACAGCTACAGCCACgataactaaatggaacctccacattccaaaGCAGTCTACCTTTGGATGCCAGGGCTGGCGGGAACTTGGGTTTCTCTGCCCTGCTTTAGAGCTTTCCAAGGCACCTGACTGGCTACTGTGTCAAACAGGACAGAGGACTAAATGGACATTTGGTCTGATTCTGCCAATCTCTTCTTACGTTCTTTGTTATAATAAGCAGCAGATATTGACCACTTTGGAGTGTTCCAGCTGCTTCATTATCTCAGTCATCCTTACAACACCCTTGTAAGACAGGTCTGTATTGTTATTTTCCTATCACAGATGGAAGGGAACTGAGTGACTTGCTTAAGTCTTCAAAATGATTTTGGAGTTGAGATTTTTTGTGTGCtgagcccttttttttttttttactgacatTGCCCGATTTCTTTCCCCTTGCTTGCCCCCTGTGGCTGGTCTCTGAAGATAGATTGCACCTGTACATGGGGGTTCCACTCATAGCTGCTGACAGACCTAATAGTGTTTTGAGAGGATTACCCAAATGGAGAGCTTGAAAGGGCACTCCAAAGGGCCGCAAAGATGCTTAGCTAGGGTTGTGGGGTGAGAGTAGTTTTCCCTTCTGGCAGTCGCCTTTTTGAGACAAAGGCTTCTGCTCTACTTCCACAGCCTCAGAGCTTTAGGCCTGCAGCCGATTTTTCATGCTCCGAAGCTGTCCCTTTCTGTCCTAATCTCTTCTCAgctggggggagagaaagcacaGCATTGCTTCAAAAGCGCCACTCCCCTTTGCGCTATCGAGCAGGGAAGCACAGGCAGCTCTTCTGAAAAACTGAACGCAGATTTGCTAATTTCTGCAAACAAGTTTTCCAAACCCAGCGAGGCAAGGGAGGCTCAGCCTGCTCACCTGCAGTTACTCAGAAGTCAGTCGCACTGGGTTTAATGGGGCTCATTGCCAAGAGGTTGTGCACAGGCTTGCAGCTTGAGTCAGACCCTGGGTCCAGCCAGCCCCGCACTGTCTGCTTTGAGATGGAGCGGGCCTGAGGCTCCTACCCCTGCCCTCCAACCAGAGATCCTTTccgctggagatgccagggtgtGAACTTGGCGGCCttgtgcatgcaaaatgccctcaaGGCTAAGCAGCAGCCCCCTCCTTCCCTGGAAAAGTGGACTTGACTCTGGGAACCCGAGACCCCCAAAGGTGGTcctctttaaggtgctgcagCTCCTCATGTCTGGAAAATGCATTGGCCCTCTTTCCTACTGTAAAGCGTTCTTTTAGACGTGCATTTAAACTATGTATTGTAGTAGTAGCCCTTGTTTATAGCAAACAACCATTTTATAATAAGCTTAAATGCTATACACCACGTCTGTTTGGGGGTATTAACAAAACCCCAAATATACAGAAGTTACACTGTGAAAGAAATTTCCTTCATCAGAAAATGTGCACGCTGAATGGCTTGAGTAAAAAACATGTATTTGCTGAACCAAAAATATCAAGAATCTGAAAGGACAAACTGGTCGAAGTTACAAAATTAATCAGAGCTTGGAAGTAAAGTTATTCTTGGGGGTTCATAACTTCGACACGATTGAGGGGATTGCCAGTGCAGAGCACGGCCGGTTTAATTTTTGTACGGCTAAAGCTCTgatgtctttccaccaatataGTTAGGAGAACGTCCAGTTAGTCTAAGAACCAGTGCTGAACGTTACTGGTTCTAATCACAAActtaaaatggaagaggagtggTCCTGCCTGGATGCCACGTCCATTGGCGTGATGGTGGGAGAAAAGGACGTAAAAGTGTGGTCACAAAAGGACAGGAAATTCCAACCAGAGAATATCTTTCCACCCAGCCCCCCTTATCTGACCCATGTGGGGctgaccttccttccttccccccctttctctctttctttctcccaccCATGTATCTTCTGGAGCATCTTTGACTAATAACGCAAACCGGTTATGAGATACATCCTGAGGACCTCAGAACCTGTCCAAAAAAGGATCCACTTACCTTTCAAAGGGGAGAATTTCTGCAGATGCAACTTTTCCTGCTAGGAGGGGAAAGCTACTCAAGCTGCAGACAAGTTGAACTATTTATACTAATATCTGTCACTTGTTATTCTACTGTTAttgcaaggagctcagggcaagaCTTATGCTTCCCTGTtcctctcattttatcttcacagcaaccttgagaggtaggctaggctgtaacgagaccaaggtcacccagtgagtttcatgactgCATGAGAATTTGAGCCCAAGAACCCCAACCTTGTCTCTCAAATTGCTCTGCCACGCTGGCTCTCAAGACCGTTTTAATTCTTTTCTATTTCCAGCTTCACAGAGAGCAACAGCTCTGTCAGGCCAAAAGGACAAGaaggagagaagagaagagaagagaagagaagagaagagaagagaagagaagagaagagaagagaagagaagagaagagaagagaagagaagagaagagaagagaagagaagagaagagaagagaagagaagagaagcttGCTAGGACAGTCGTGACTGAGGTGAGATTGGAATCCACAGTTCACCGacttcagcagttcttcaacccttTAAATTTGGACATGGCAACTGCTAAACTTACCATGCCACTTTCCATCCTTCCTAGATTCACACACATTAACAaggtggttgtgtgtgtgttgggggaagAGTCTACCCCATATGACAATCCCAGTGATCCACTGACTAAAAGCACTGGACTTTAAAATCTGGAGGAGCCGGGTTTGGATTCCACATCCTAGCGACTTTCTAGGCCATGGAGGAAACAGTCTGGACAGGAGTTGGCTTGATGCAGCCAACACTTCCTCCTTACTATTTTTGAGTGGCCAAGAACCCATAAATAAGGGTGCCACACGGCCAGAAAGACACATAATGCCCAGGCCACAGATTCCAAATGGCCCAAGCACACCAGGAGACAGACCCCAGTTCCAGATACAAGGCAGGATCAGCTGAGGTCCGGTGATAATTCAGACCAAGGATACAGACCCAAGTATttagtagcgcctttaagactaaccaactttattgtagcataagctttcaagaaccacagctctcttcatcagatacaactttattgtagcataagcttttgagaaccatagctctcttcgtcagatgcatctgacgaagagagctgtggttctcaaaagcttatgctacaataaagtaactacagactaacacagctaactcctctggatctaaacccAAGTGTGTTTTTCAACAACCCATTCCCTACAGCCTCTTTCCaacccacttctgcttctcacttgccttgaaagccacttgctggagtcgccataagttggctgtgaatCGATGGGCCATACGTACGTACAGCCTCTCTTTGTGCTCTTACTAAGGATGCTTCTATTCTCAAGGTGGGCTTTGGCCAAGCAAGGCAACGGGAcaacacacacacctctccccaAAACATGGAGTCTGCTATCGGGCAAGAAGCTGGGTGACACTGGGAGGGAGACATCCGTCCATCCTTGGCCCACAACAACACACAGTTAGTGACACACACACCACTCGTCTGCACCACCATCTTCCAGGTCACGGCTCACCTGGCACCAGGCACGCAACGGACGTACATGCAGCTAACCCGGTTCCCTCGGTTGCTTTTGGTAAGGAACACCTCGATGGTGTCCAGATCCCGCTGGTTATACTGAAAATCCGCCCGGTCCGTTAAGTGGAGCTTCCATCGGGTCATGGCGCTGCTCCGCAGGGAACTGCTGCTGGAACTGCCAGCTGGTTCCGGTTCTGGGACAATCGTGTAGGTGGGCTCTGGCGGCAAGAAGGCTAACTTGGCAGCAATCCGGCCGGGGCACGGCGGGCAGCAGAAAAGGCAACACAGTTCGCTGACTGAAAGCCCATTCATGACAGCTGGTGATAATTTGCAGCCTTAGAGACTGGATGATTTTCAGGGTCAAGGGCTGGGAACGGCAGACGCTGCCCAAGAAATCAACAAACCCAGCCGATTAGGAAAGCGTTTCAGCTTCTGGTGTGATAAACTGAACCTTTATGACATGCGTCTCCGGAACAGACATGGTTGGGGTCTTCCGCATTCCGGTGTAGAGCGTGAGAGTTGCAGTGACTCCAGTTGTACACATGCTCCACCATGCAGCCTCCTGAAGACCAAAGAAGAGGGGAAACTGGGTATTAGAGCGCACAAAGAGGACACTAGAGCACATCAGACCTCACAATAAGCACATTGATCCCACATGCGCACATCAGAAAACCCATGTGTCCATCCACACCGACAGCAAACCTCCGCAGACATACATGGAACGCTCTCCCCAAGCCATGCACCAATGCACACGTCACAGaagtccacttccaaagcctCAGGGCCCCTCAGTCTGCCATGATTTTATGGTGAGCTGCCTTGTAGCCATCAAATGCAAATGATACAATCTCATCTGGTGTTGGAGGGGGTGCTATGCTGGAGAGGTGTGTGGCAATACCTGGCAGGATCTCAGAAGCCCAAATACTTTCTCAAAAAGGGAATCACTTTAATATATTTCTCCCCCATAACCCTGAGAGATTCTAAACCGCAGagttaaaaggaaaggaaatggccATTGCGTAATGCATCTGGTGATGGCTGCAAACGTAACAAACTTTTGGAGGATATCTAGTGCCATGATGGCTAATTAgaacctccaggttcagaggcagtctaccctGGCACACTGTCCCTTTTCTAGATTCCACTACCAGGCCCAGACACTTCACAAGGACTAAGAACTTGCTTCTTTGAAAATCAACAAGTGTTCCCAGAACACGAACCT of the Eublepharis macularius isolate TG4126 chromosome 5, MPM_Emac_v1.0, whole genome shotgun sequence genome contains:
- the ABHD17A gene encoding alpha/beta hydrolase domain-containing protein 17A; the protein is MNGLSVSELCCLFCCPPCPGRIAAKLAFLPPEPTYTIVPEPEPAGSSSSSSLRSSAMTRWKLHLTDRADFQYNQRDLDTIEVFLTKSNRGNRVSCMYVRCVPGARFTVLFSHGNAVDLGQMCSFYISLGTRINCNIFSYDYSGYGVSTGKPSEKNLYADVDAAWQALRTRYGISPENIILYGQSIGTVPTVDLASRYECAAVILHSPLTSGMRVAFPDTKKTYCFDAFPNIDKVSRITSPVLFIHGTEDEVIDFSHGLALYERCPKAVEPLWVEGAGHNDIELYSQYLERLRKFISQDLASQHN